The segment GCAAGCCCGTGGTCCAGGAGTCCGCCGCCGAGCCGCGCTCCTCCGGCATGGCCCTGGCCCGCCGGGCCGCCGCCGCGCTGAAGTTCCACCGCCTGGTCCTCGGGATCGAGGCCTCGCTGCTCATCCTGGTGCTGGCGGTCCTCGACCAGGTCCGCGGCGACCTGTTCTTCTCCCGCCTCGGTGTCGCCGTCCTGGCCGGCATCGCGCTGGTGCAGACGGTGCTGCACCTGGTGTCCATCCTCGTGTCGAGCAGGCTGCGGTGACCGCCCCGCTGCGCGTCGGTGCGGTGATCATCACCATGGGCAACCGCCCCGACGAGCTCAAGGCGCTCCTGGACTCGGTGGCCCGCCAGGACGGCGACCCCGTCGAGGTGGTCGTCGTCGGCCAGGGCGTCGAGGTCACGGGCCTGCCCGAAGGCGTGCGCACCGTGCACCTCCCCGAGAACCTGGGCATCCCCGGCGGCCGCAACGTCGGCATCGAGGCCTTCGGCCCCGGCGGCCGCGACGTGGACGTGCTGCTCTTCCTCGACGACGACGGCCTCCTGGAGCGCACCGACACCGCCGAGCTGTGCCGGCAGGCCTTCACCGAGGACCCCGAGCTGGGCATCGTCAGCTTCCGGATCGCCGACCCGGACACCGGTGCGACCCAGCGCCGCCACGTGCCCCGGCTGCGCGCCTCCGACCCGATGCGCTCCTCCCGCGTGACCACCTTCCTGGGCGGCGCCAACGCCGTCCGCACGAAGGTCTTCGAGCAGGTGGGAGCGCTGCCGGCCGAGTTCTTCTACGCCCACGAGGAGACCGACCTGGCCTGGCGGGCCCTCGACGCCGGGTGGCTGATCGACTACCGCGCGGACATGGTGCTGCTGCACCCGACGACCGCACCCTCCCGGCACGCGGTCTACCACCGTATGGTGGCGCGCAACCGGGTGTGGCTCGCCCGCCGCAACCTGCCCGCCCCGCTGGTGCCGGTCTACCTGGGGGTCTGGCTGGCGCTGACGCTCGTGCGCAGGCCCTCGGCGCCGGCGCTCAAGGCCTGGTTCGGCGGGTTCAAGGAGGGCTGGACCACCCCCTGCGGTCCCCGGCGCCCCATGAGGTGGCGTACCGTGTGGCGGCTGACGCGACTGGGCCGACCGCCTGTCATCTGAGAAGCTCGCGTCTGGGACCATAAGCCCCGATCACGAAGCCCGATCACGGGTCCGGCGCTCCAGGCCCGATGCCCCACCTGCGCATCTTGAAGACGGAAAGTTTCAACTTGTGAGTGACACAACCCACGACGGCGCCCTCGCCACGAGCAAGCCGCCGTCCGACGACGCGGGGCTCAGCCCCGCGGAGCTCGCCAGGAAGTACGGCTTGTCCGTCAGCGGCGCGCGGCCCAGCCTGGGCGGATACGTGCGGCAGCTCTGGGGTCGGCGCCACTTCATCATGGCCTTCTCCCAGGCCAAGCTGGTGGCGCAGTACAGCCAGGCGAAGCTCGGGCAGATCTGGCAGGTGGCGACCCCCCTGCTGAACGCGCTCGTCTACTACCTGATCTTCGGCCTCATCATGAACGCGGGCCGGGGCATGCCGAAGGGCGTCTACATCCCCTTCCTGGTGACGGGCATCTTCGTCTTCACCTTCACCCAGAGCTCGCTGATGGCCGGCGTCCGGGCCATCCCCGGCAACCTCGGCCTGGTCCGCGCCCTGCACTTCCCGCGCGCCTCCCTGCCGATCTCCTTCTCGATGCAGCAGCTCCAGCAGCTGCTGTACTCGATGATCGTCGTGGTGATCGTCACGGTGGCGTTCGGCAACTACCCGCGGCTGTCCTGGCTGCTGGTCATCCCGACGCTGGCGCTCCAGTTCGTCTTCAACACCGGCCTCGCGCTGATCTTCGGGCGGATGGGCTCGAAGACCCCCGACCTCGCGCAGCTGATGCCGTTCATCACGCGCACGTGGATGTACGCCTCGGGCGTCATGTTCTCGATCAGCGGGGCCCTCAAGGGCCGGCACGTGCCCGGGTGGGTCACCGACGCCCTCCAGTGGAACCCGGCGGCCATCTACATGGACCTCATCCGGTACGCGCTGATCCACGACTACGGCGCGCGCAACCTGCCGCCGCACGTGTGGGCCTTCGCCGTCGGCTGGGCCGTCGTGATCGGCCTCGGCGGTTTCGTGTACTTCTGGAAGGCTGAGGAGCGTTACGGCCGTGGCTGACAACACCCAGGGCCGCGTGCCCACCGTCATCGCCGACGAGGTACACATCGTGTACCGCGTCAACACCGGCAGCTCCGGCAAGGGCAGCGCCACCGCCGCGCTCAGCAAGATAATGCGCCGCGGCAAGGGCGACGCCCCGGGCGTCCGCCGGGTCCACGCCGTCCGCGGGGTCTCCTTCACCGCCTACCGGGGCGAGGCCATCGGCCTCATCGGCTCCAACGGCTCCGGCAAGTCCACCCTGCTGCGCGCCATCGCCGGCCTGCTGCCCTGCGAGTCCGGCAAGGTCTACACCGACGGCCAGCCCTCGCTGCTGGGCGTCAACGCCGCGCTGATGAACGACCTCACCGGCGAGCGCAACGTCGTCCTCGGCGGTCTCGCGATGGGCATGAGCCGCGAGCAGGTCAAGGAGCGCTACCAGGACATCGTCGACTTCTCCGGGATCAACGAGAAGGGCGACTTCATCTCCCTGCCGATGCGCACCTACTCCTCCGGCATGGCCGCGCGCCTGCGGTTCTCCATCGCCGCGGCCAAGGACCACGACGTCCTGAT is part of the Streptomyces katrae genome and harbors:
- a CDS encoding ABC transporter ATP-binding protein; this encodes MADNTQGRVPTVIADEVHIVYRVNTGSSGKGSATAALSKIMRRGKGDAPGVRRVHAVRGVSFTAYRGEAIGLIGSNGSGKSTLLRAIAGLLPCESGKVYTDGQPSLLGVNAALMNDLTGERNVVLGGLAMGMSREQVKERYQDIVDFSGINEKGDFISLPMRTYSSGMAARLRFSIAAAKDHDVLMIDEALATGDRKFQVRSEARIRELREKAGTVFLVSHNNNSIRDTCSRVLWLEKGELLMDGPTEEVVAAYEKASGH
- a CDS encoding glycosyltransferase family 2 protein, with the translated sequence MRVGAVIITMGNRPDELKALLDSVARQDGDPVEVVVVGQGVEVTGLPEGVRTVHLPENLGIPGGRNVGIEAFGPGGRDVDVLLFLDDDGLLERTDTAELCRQAFTEDPELGIVSFRIADPDTGATQRRHVPRLRASDPMRSSRVTTFLGGANAVRTKVFEQVGALPAEFFYAHEETDLAWRALDAGWLIDYRADMVLLHPTTAPSRHAVYHRMVARNRVWLARRNLPAPLVPVYLGVWLALTLVRRPSAPALKAWFGGFKEGWTTPCGPRRPMRWRTVWRLTRLGRPPVI
- a CDS encoding ABC transporter permease; the protein is MSDTTHDGALATSKPPSDDAGLSPAELARKYGLSVSGARPSLGGYVRQLWGRRHFIMAFSQAKLVAQYSQAKLGQIWQVATPLLNALVYYLIFGLIMNAGRGMPKGVYIPFLVTGIFVFTFTQSSLMAGVRAIPGNLGLVRALHFPRASLPISFSMQQLQQLLYSMIVVVIVTVAFGNYPRLSWLLVIPTLALQFVFNTGLALIFGRMGSKTPDLAQLMPFITRTWMYASGVMFSISGALKGRHVPGWVTDALQWNPAAIYMDLIRYALIHDYGARNLPPHVWAFAVGWAVVIGLGGFVYFWKAEERYGRG